One part of the Dysidea avara chromosome 10, odDysAvar1.4, whole genome shotgun sequence genome encodes these proteins:
- the LOC136268438 gene encoding tripartite motif-containing protein 2-like: MAAERMKKVAGHLNCAVCYEVYQKPKYLPCYHSYCEGCIEKVQRGCNIICPECRETSVVPAGGVKELPNNFFINRLLDEVDLKRKVEGEEEAKCDKCVEEGQAVVLCVDCVTFLCSFCYEVHKRMKEYQDHNICELVELQSKKKQVDVRPKAKSMLCPDHDLEMNFFCETCDQLVCHYCITIEHTGHVHNSVKVMAKKHRKELEKMIEPVEEMINKLSTSREKVVAAGEKIGAQASGVDQQIDLYYDELHQRLEQQREELKNKSRELSTKKRKAISVQLEEMDFTKAQMLSVKGLNDAVKNGSDQEALFMKKQVGDDVKKLTNCYSKLKTKPVELATMVFAPMKEYKKSFPQFGRLFEDVPIPNNCEVTDIPTRPLVGSKIGFTIITKNHNNDCCSKGGSHIIVQAQSSRGGDVVPVEVKDNNDGSYSASFVTKQVGEVKLSITIEGDHIKGSSYTIMVYPNYKTMNKPKKIVNDDGKMGMPWGIAFGKNGVWAVADCTNHCVCVFDSQDKLIRKFGQHGTGNGQLNCPEGIAFDANNHLYVADYCNHRVQKFDINGRYLLQFGRYGSNNGQLSRPIGVIVHNDKVFVADSGNRRVSVFHLDGQFIHTIGSGQLKYPYDVTVTTTDQLLVADYNNNCISRFTLDGTFVDKFGDGQLKEPTALTTDQFGFILVTEYSNNRVSIFDQDGVFVHSFGSSGSAGGQFSRPYGIAVSPNNDVYVTDHDNKRVQIF; this comes from the coding sequence ATGGCCGCAGAACGAATGAAGAAGGTAGCTGGTCACCTGAATTGTGCAGTGTGTTACGAAGTGTACCAGAAGCCCAAATATCTCCCTTGTTATCACTCCTACTGTGAAGGATGTATAGAAAAAGTACAGAGAGGTTGTAACATCATTTGCCCCGAGTGTAGAGAAACGAGTGTGGTGCCTGCAGGAGGTGTGAAGGAATTACCAAACAATTTCTTCATTAATCGTCTACTAGATGAGGTGGATTTGAAACGTAAAGTGGAGGGAGAAGAGGAAGCAAAGTGTGACAAGTGTGTGGAGGAGGGTCAAGCAGTAGTGTTGTGCGTCGATTGTGTTACATTCCTTTGCAGCTTCTGTTATGAAGTTCACAAGCGTATGAAGGAGTACCAAGATCACAATATATGTGAACTGGTTGAATTGCAGTCAAAGAAGAAACAGGTTGACGTCCGACCCAAAGCAAAATCCATGTTATGTCCCGACCATGATCTGGAGATGAATTTCTTCTGTGAGACATGTGACCAGCTTGTGTGTCACTACTGTATTACCATTGAGCACACTGGACATGTGCACAATTCTGTGAAAGTGATGGCAAAGAAACACAGGAAGGAACTTGAGAAGATGATTGAACCAGTTGAGGAAATGATCAACAAGTTGTCTACATCACGTGAGAAGGTGGTAGCTGCTGGGGAGAAGATTGGAGCACAGGCCAGTGGAGTTGATCAACAGATTGACTTGTATTATGATGAACTACATCAACGACTAGAACAACAAAGAGAAGAACTAAAGAACAAGTCACGAGAATTGTCAACTAAGAAGAGAAAAGCAATTTCAGTTCAGTTGGAAGAAATGGATTTCACTAAAGCACAAATGTTGAGTGTGAAGGGGCTGAATGATGCAGTGAAGAATGGATCAGACCAGGAAGCATTGTTCATGAAGAAACAAGTAGGTGATGATGTGAAGAAACTAACTAACTGTTATAGCAAGTTGAAGACTAAACCAGTCGAGTTAGCCACAATGGTGTTTGCTCCTATGAAAGAATACAAAAAGTCATTTCCACAGTTTGGCCGATTGTTTGAAGATGTTCCCATACCAAACAATTGTGAGGTCACAGATATTCCTACACGACCACTTGTTGGTAGCAAGATTGGCTTTACCATCATCACCAAGAATCATAACAATGATTGTTGTTCCAAGGGAGGTAGTCACATTATTGTACAGGCACAATCAAGCAGGGGAGGAGATGTTGTTCCAGTAGAAGTGAAGGATAACAATGATGGGAGCTACTCTGCATCTTTTGTAACTAAACAAGTTGGAGAAGTGAAGTTGTCAATTACCATTGAAGGGGATCATATTAAAGGAAGCTCCTACACTATTATGGTGTACCCAAATTACAAAACTATGAACAAACCCAAGAAGATAGTGAATGATGATGGGAAGATGGGCATGCCATGGGGTATTGCATTTGGTAAAAATGGAGTGTGGGCAGTAGCAGATTGCACTAATCATTGTGTATGCGTATTTGACAGTCAAGACAAGTTGATTAGAAAATTTGGTCAACATGGAACTGGCAATGGTCAACTGAATTGTCCAGAAGGGATAGCATTTGATGCCAATAACCACTTGTATGTGGCTGATTACTGTAACCACAGGGTGCAGAAGTTTGACATCAATGGTAGGTACTTGTTGCAGTTTGGACGTTATGGATCAAATAATGGTCAACTAAGCCGCCCAATAGGTGTCATAGTCCACAATGATaaagtgtttgttgctgatagTGGCAATCGTCGTGTCTCAGTATTTCATCTTGATGGTCAGTTCATCCACACTATTGGATCAGGACAGTTGAAGTATCCCTATGATGTAACAGTCACTACTACAGATCAATTACTTGTTGCTGATTATAATAACAATTGCATCTCCAGGTTTACACTTGATGGTACATTTGTGGACAAGTTTGGTGATGGTCAACTGAAGGAACCAACTGCACTTACCACTGATCAGTTTGGCTTTATTCTTGTAACTGAATATAGTAACAATCGTGTATCAATCTTTGACCAAGATGGAGTGTTTGTACACAGTTTTGggtccagtggttctgctggtggTCAATTCTCTAGACCTTATGGAATAGCTGTTAGTCCCAACAATGATGTGTATGTTACTGACCATGACAACAAAAGAGTTCAGATCTTTTGA